Proteins encoded together in one Ferroglobus placidus DSM 10642 window:
- a CDS encoding molybdopterin-binding protein yields the protein MKRLIEVEEAKKLLAAINISAEKREVFVLDAVNKFSAENVFAPVDLPPFDRSTRDGYAVLSEDVVSASETNPVKLKIVGTIEAGEFKSVRISSGECVKIATGAVIPEKSDAVVMVENCEEHGGYVFVKKAVAPRENVMLKGSDVAEGELVVREGERLTPEKIGLLSGLGLRKVKIYDLRIAVFSTGNEIALPGERLDRGKIYDVNGFAIVSSLRNLGFSAEFLGILKDDVKEMRRRLLEASKKYGVVVTSGATSAGEKDLLIEAVKEIGEIVFHGVRIKPGKPFLVAKISDSILFGLPGFPVSALTILHEFVKPVLLKSVKAREKTQIVEGIVAKRIYSEGRRELLPVVVAGGRIFPLEKGSGAITSLTNASGYLEIAENEEVIERGEKREVKVFSKTYDFVVAGVDLLKLLDLNAFYFTSDQKLAKVEFALGNVDAVLTLGENYEVDVIFAGKDGKIGSVKGYELKAEVEFKDHFQLYHALKNGKIDGALLLKPFAEKLGVEGEKVGSVRLDVISRNDELEKEILRLLSFQKD from the coding sequence GTGAAGAGGTTAATAGAAGTAGAAGAAGCAAAAAAGCTCCTTGCTGCGATTAATATCTCTGCTGAAAAAAGGGAAGTTTTCGTTCTCGACGCGGTGAACAAATTTTCAGCCGAAAACGTTTTCGCTCCGGTAGATCTCCCACCTTTTGACAGATCCACGAGAGACGGCTACGCTGTTTTAAGCGAGGATGTTGTAAGTGCTTCGGAAACCAATCCGGTCAAGCTGAAAATAGTCGGGACTATAGAAGCTGGGGAATTCAAGAGCGTAAGAATCTCTTCCGGGGAGTGCGTGAAGATTGCAACCGGAGCGGTAATTCCGGAAAAGAGCGACGCTGTCGTTATGGTTGAGAATTGCGAGGAACATGGAGGTTACGTTTTCGTTAAAAAAGCTGTAGCACCCAGGGAAAACGTCATGCTTAAAGGCTCTGACGTAGCTGAGGGGGAGTTGGTTGTTAGGGAAGGTGAAAGGCTAACTCCGGAAAAGATAGGTCTTCTTTCGGGGTTGGGATTGAGGAAAGTTAAAATCTACGATTTGAGAATAGCGGTATTCAGCACGGGAAACGAAATCGCTCTTCCTGGAGAAAGGTTGGATCGTGGAAAAATTTACGATGTGAACGGTTTTGCGATAGTTTCTTCTCTTCGAAATCTCGGTTTTTCGGCGGAATTTCTCGGAATACTGAAAGACGATGTTAAAGAAATGAGGAGGAGACTTTTGGAAGCTTCGAAGAAGTACGGTGTTGTGGTAACCTCCGGAGCCACTTCTGCTGGAGAGAAAGATTTGCTAATCGAGGCTGTTAAAGAAATTGGCGAGATTGTTTTTCACGGCGTCAGAATAAAGCCGGGAAAGCCTTTTTTAGTTGCTAAAATTTCCGACTCAATCCTCTTCGGGCTTCCAGGGTTTCCAGTCTCAGCTTTAACGATATTACACGAATTCGTCAAACCGGTTTTACTCAAATCGGTTAAAGCTCGAGAGAAAACTCAAATCGTTGAAGGAATTGTGGCAAAGAGAATATACTCCGAAGGGAGAAGGGAGCTTCTTCCGGTTGTGGTTGCAGGAGGAAGAATCTTCCCTCTTGAGAAAGGGTCGGGAGCTATCACATCTCTAACCAACGCCTCCGGTTATTTGGAGATAGCCGAAAACGAGGAGGTTATCGAGAGGGGAGAGAAAAGAGAAGTTAAGGTTTTCTCTAAAACCTACGATTTCGTCGTGGCTGGAGTTGATTTGCTGAAGCTGCTCGATCTGAACGCTTTCTACTTCACTTCCGATCAGAAACTTGCGAAGGTTGAGTTCGCTTTGGGAAATGTCGATGCGGTTTTAACTCTCGGAGAAAATTACGAAGTCGATGTTATTTTTGCTGGAAAGGACGGAAAAATTGGCAGCGTGAAAGGTTACGAGCTTAAAGCTGAGGTGGAGTTCAAAGATCACTTCCAGCTGTACCACGCTCTAAAAAATGGTAAAATAGACGGAGCTTTACTTCTAAAACCCTTCGCCGAGAAACTTGGAGTGGAAGGAGAAAAAGTAGGCTCTGTGAGACTCGACGTAATTTCGAGGAACGATGAACTTGAGAAGGAAATTCTAAGATTGCTGTCTTTTCAGAAAGATTAG
- a CDS encoding heavy metal translocating P-type ATPase — translation MSRKVKKVKITGMSCASCARVVESVLREVEGVKDVKVNLANESAVIELEKDVSIKELAEKVEKAGYGVVLPEKVVNVRIGGMTCSACAKTIERALSNLPGVKSVSVNLATETAKVVFVPEETSLEEIRKAIEEVGYRFLGISEEEKIEKEDHIKVLKKKLAFAAVIGSILLVIQYGKFVGFQLEKELIGVVQFLLAAPVMVYSGKDMFLSAIRSLRHKNLNMDVMYSLGVGSAFTASVFSTLGFLPEDYLFYETAVLLLAFLLLGRTLEAIAKGKTSEAIKKLIGLQAKKATVVRDGKEVEVDVGEVRVGDVIVVKPGEKIPVDGIVIEGESYVDESMITGEPIPNLKRVGDEVVGGTINKNGVLKIRATRVGSETVLAQIIKLVEEALGSKPPIQRLADKIVTYFIPVVLSIAIGSFVYWYFIAKAPALFAFTTLVAVLVIACPCAFGLATPTALTVGMGKGAELGILIKNGEALEIARKVSVVVFDKTGTLTKGKPEVTDVIAFSDGGEREVLKIAASAEKRSEHPLAEAILRKAKSEGIEIEEPEKFEFLAGKGVVASLNGDRILVGSRQLMIEKGLSFDGKVEEVLRKLEEEAKTAILVALNGRIVGVIGIADTIKETAKEAIEELHKMGKKVAMMTGDNRRVAEAIARKLGIDEVLAEVLPHQKAEEVKKLQEKGEIVAFVGDGINDAPALAQADLGIAMGSGTDIALESGDIVLMRDDLRDVVAAIQLSEKTLSKIKQNLFWAMIYNTSLIPVAAGALYPIFGVVFKPEFAGLAMAMSSVSVVTNSLLMKNYVPPIKRKERG, via the coding sequence ATGAGCCGTAAAGTCAAGAAAGTTAAGATTACCGGAATGAGTTGCGCGAGCTGCGCAAGAGTCGTTGAATCGGTTTTGAGGGAAGTAGAAGGTGTTAAGGATGTAAAGGTCAATTTGGCAAACGAAAGCGCTGTCATAGAGCTGGAAAAAGACGTTAGTATCAAAGAGTTAGCAGAAAAAGTCGAAAAAGCCGGATATGGAGTTGTGTTGCCTGAAAAAGTTGTTAATGTGAGGATCGGTGGAATGACGTGCTCAGCGTGTGCAAAAACGATCGAAAGAGCTTTATCGAATCTTCCCGGAGTGAAAAGCGTATCGGTTAACTTAGCTACCGAAACGGCTAAAGTCGTTTTCGTTCCCGAAGAAACGAGTTTGGAAGAGATAAGGAAAGCTATAGAAGAAGTCGGTTACAGATTTCTCGGAATAAGTGAGGAAGAAAAGATTGAAAAGGAAGACCACATTAAGGTTTTGAAGAAGAAGTTGGCTTTTGCAGCCGTAATAGGATCGATTCTGCTCGTTATCCAGTACGGAAAATTCGTTGGTTTTCAACTCGAAAAAGAGCTGATTGGTGTCGTGCAATTCCTCCTCGCAGCTCCTGTAATGGTTTACTCGGGAAAAGACATGTTTCTCTCAGCCATTAGATCGCTCAGACACAAAAACCTGAACATGGACGTAATGTATTCTCTCGGTGTTGGTTCTGCATTTACTGCAAGCGTTTTCTCGACTCTTGGCTTCCTTCCCGAGGATTACCTGTTCTACGAAACTGCGGTTTTACTTTTAGCCTTCCTTCTCCTCGGCAGAACTCTCGAAGCTATAGCCAAAGGAAAGACGAGCGAAGCTATAAAGAAGCTTATAGGCTTGCAAGCTAAAAAAGCGACAGTCGTTAGAGATGGTAAAGAGGTGGAGGTGGATGTCGGAGAGGTGAGAGTTGGTGACGTAATAGTGGTAAAGCCCGGAGAGAAAATTCCAGTTGATGGAATTGTGATAGAAGGTGAAAGTTACGTCGACGAGTCGATGATTACCGGAGAGCCTATTCCGAATTTGAAGAGGGTTGGCGACGAAGTTGTAGGAGGAACGATTAACAAGAACGGCGTTTTGAAGATAAGAGCGACAAGAGTTGGTAGCGAAACAGTATTAGCTCAGATAATAAAACTCGTTGAGGAGGCTTTGGGAAGTAAACCGCCGATACAAAGGCTGGCTGACAAAATCGTTACCTACTTCATCCCGGTGGTTTTAAGCATAGCAATAGGCTCGTTCGTTTACTGGTATTTCATAGCTAAAGCTCCGGCACTCTTCGCCTTCACAACTCTCGTGGCTGTTTTGGTTATAGCCTGCCCCTGTGCTTTCGGATTGGCAACTCCAACAGCATTAACGGTAGGAATGGGGAAAGGAGCGGAGCTTGGAATATTGATAAAGAACGGAGAAGCTTTGGAGATCGCAAGAAAAGTGAGCGTTGTTGTATTCGACAAAACGGGAACGTTAACTAAAGGAAAACCCGAAGTTACTGACGTCATAGCTTTTTCTGACGGTGGAGAAAGAGAGGTTTTGAAAATTGCAGCAAGTGCAGAAAAAAGAAGCGAGCATCCTCTCGCTGAGGCGATTTTGAGAAAAGCGAAAAGCGAGGGGATAGAGATAGAAGAGCCGGAGAAGTTTGAGTTTTTAGCTGGAAAGGGAGTCGTGGCATCTTTGAACGGAGATAGGATTTTAGTCGGCAGCAGACAGCTGATGATTGAAAAGGGCTTGAGTTTCGATGGAAAAGTGGAGGAAGTTTTGAGGAAATTAGAAGAGGAGGCGAAAACAGCTATCCTCGTAGCTTTAAACGGGAGAATAGTTGGAGTTATTGGAATAGCAGACACTATCAAGGAGACTGCAAAAGAAGCTATCGAAGAACTCCACAAGATGGGGAAAAAAGTTGCTATGATGACGGGAGATAACAGAAGGGTAGCTGAAGCGATCGCAAGAAAGCTTGGAATTGACGAGGTTCTTGCGGAAGTTCTTCCACACCAAAAGGCTGAGGAAGTGAAAAAGCTGCAGGAGAAAGGAGAAATCGTAGCTTTTGTTGGAGATGGAATCAACGACGCTCCGGCTTTAGCTCAGGCGGATTTAGGAATAGCGATGGGAAGCGGAACCGACATAGCTTTGGAGAGCGGAGATATAGTTTTAATGAGAGACGATTTGAGAGACGTCGTTGCAGCCATACAGCTCAGCGAGAAAACTCTGAGCAAAATAAAGCAAAACCTCTTCTGGGCAATGATATACAACACGTCTCTTATTCCCGTAGCAGCGGGAGCTCTTTACCCGATTTTCGGCGTAGTTTTCAAGCCGGAATTTGCTGGTTTGGCTATGGCGATGAGCAGCGTTAGCGTCGTTACCAATTCGCTGTTGATGAAGAACTACGTGCCACCTATAAAAAGAAAGGAAAGGGGGTAA
- a CDS encoding CaiB/BaiF CoA transferase family protein, whose amino-acid sequence MEWNEIARKITDPEDSLQKPEALDGVRVIDASYGSFAGLFASSLLAEMGAEVIRVEPPEGDIARKFSPRNLKISDQGLAYFAESRNKYHITLNLEKEKGVEIFKKIVERSDVLIHTFPRDYVERMGIDYENLRKINPMLIYCSIHIHGYERGFNFGDYDVIAQAMSGFAYTTGIPEDYEEFPEHTRVPTKMGNWMGWYAGGAFAALSIVAALISRERSGEGCMIDLSPAEALMCLNNYALHFYHLTGKVIERSGNFEPAAYAYNYFRAKDGMVFIAGYTDPNWKALCSIIGREDLVEKYPTIKDRTNPKNWIPMTREIEKFTMQHTRKELLEIWLSYKGEGVTVAGEVLKPIETIEFKHWYERGALIKIRGDGKELIVQGVCQKMSETPPRVKWLGRKVGEDNPLIYRKLLGLDDKEMERLKKEGII is encoded by the coding sequence ATGGAATGGAATGAAATAGCAAGAAAGATTACAGATCCCGAAGATTCGCTGCAAAAACCCGAAGCTCTCGATGGAGTTAGAGTTATAGATGCCAGCTACGGAAGCTTCGCTGGACTGTTCGCCTCTTCGTTATTAGCTGAGATGGGTGCAGAGGTTATAAGGGTAGAGCCACCGGAAGGAGATATAGCGAGGAAGTTTTCTCCCAGAAATCTGAAGATTTCCGACCAAGGTTTGGCTTACTTCGCAGAGAGCAGAAACAAGTACCACATAACTCTGAACTTGGAAAAAGAGAAAGGAGTTGAAATTTTCAAAAAGATTGTCGAGAGGAGCGACGTTTTAATTCACACATTCCCAAGAGACTACGTCGAGAGAATGGGGATAGATTACGAGAACTTGAGGAAAATCAACCCCATGCTAATCTACTGCTCCATACACATCCACGGTTACGAAAGAGGGTTTAACTTTGGAGATTACGATGTTATAGCTCAGGCTATGAGCGGATTTGCCTACACAACCGGAATTCCCGAAGATTACGAGGAGTTTCCGGAGCACACGAGAGTTCCAACCAAGATGGGTAACTGGATGGGGTGGTATGCAGGAGGAGCTTTCGCAGCCCTATCAATAGTTGCAGCGTTAATTTCGAGAGAAAGAAGTGGAGAAGGATGTATGATCGATCTCAGCCCAGCCGAAGCTTTAATGTGTTTAAATAACTATGCTCTTCACTTCTACCACCTAACGGGAAAGGTTATAGAAAGAAGCGGGAATTTCGAGCCCGCTGCTTACGCCTACAACTACTTCAGAGCGAAGGATGGAATGGTTTTCATAGCTGGCTACACGGATCCGAACTGGAAAGCTCTCTGCAGCATAATCGGAAGGGAAGATCTCGTGGAGAAGTATCCGACGATAAAGGATAGAACAAATCCCAAAAACTGGATTCCGATGACGAGGGAGATAGAGAAGTTCACGATGCAGCACACGAGAAAAGAGCTTCTGGAAATCTGGCTTTCTTACAAAGGGGAAGGAGTGACAGTTGCCGGAGAAGTTTTAAAGCCGATAGAGACGATCGAGTTCAAACACTGGTACGAGAGGGGGGCTTTGATTAAAATTAGAGGAGACGGGAAGGAGCTTATAGTCCAGGGAGTCTGTCAGAAGATGAGCGAAACGCCGCCAAGGGTTAAATGGTTAGGAAGGAAAGTTGGAGAAGACAATCCTCTGATTTACAGGAAACTCCTCGGGCTGGATGATAAGGAAATGGAAAGGCTGAAGAAGGAAGGTATAATCTAA
- a CDS encoding CaiB/BaiF CoA transferase family protein, with amino-acid sequence MKKLPLEGVRVLDITRVIYGPWAATLLALLGAEVIHVEMPKSGDTLIRLVSPGGVFPRNLSPGMMCCNANKYFVAIDMRKEEGKELIRKLAAKCDVLMENFKPGTFDRWGIGYRQLSKINPRLIYVSMQGFGNWGELWERPSYDAYAQGITGLAEITGFEEAIPVKSQAWIGDFLSGTVAAFTTLAALYWRNKSGKGQFIDVSQAEVLMRAMDWTWLYISLTGENRRRYGNRDPAVVVSCIAKAKDGFVAIAAVRDDEYLALCEAMGREDLEKFVDYEKRVENSEEIYKAVEEWVKNKSVEEILRKAEESGFAASKVMNSKDIYESEHYRKRSAVQIFFDPIYEELCYPFALHFSNAELKVLWSMRPVGFDNEHVFKRILGLSDEKLRELYEKEVIGKWDESIPTTAPPEGKENRAFY; translated from the coding sequence ATGAAGAAATTGCCCCTCGAAGGTGTTCGAGTCCTCGACATAACAAGGGTTATCTACGGACCCTGGGCAGCAACACTATTGGCTTTGCTCGGAGCTGAAGTTATTCACGTGGAAATGCCGAAAAGCGGAGACACTCTGATTAGGCTCGTTTCTCCGGGAGGTGTTTTTCCGAGAAACCTTTCCCCCGGAATGATGTGTTGCAACGCAAACAAGTACTTCGTAGCCATAGATATGAGAAAGGAAGAAGGAAAAGAGCTGATAAGGAAATTAGCAGCTAAATGCGACGTTTTGATGGAAAACTTCAAGCCTGGAACTTTTGACAGGTGGGGAATCGGCTACAGGCAGCTCAGTAAAATAAATCCAAGGCTTATCTACGTCAGCATGCAGGGTTTCGGAAACTGGGGAGAGCTTTGGGAGAGACCGAGCTACGATGCTTACGCTCAGGGAATAACCGGACTTGCCGAAATAACCGGATTTGAAGAGGCAATTCCCGTGAAATCTCAAGCGTGGATAGGAGACTTTCTTAGCGGAACAGTGGCGGCTTTTACGACGTTGGCAGCTCTCTACTGGAGAAACAAGAGCGGAAAGGGTCAGTTCATAGACGTGAGTCAGGCAGAAGTGTTGATGAGAGCGATGGACTGGACTTGGCTCTACATATCCCTAACTGGAGAGAATAGGAGGAGATACGGAAATAGAGATCCAGCGGTAGTAGTTTCCTGCATAGCGAAAGCAAAAGACGGCTTTGTAGCTATAGCTGCTGTGAGAGATGACGAGTATTTAGCTTTATGCGAAGCGATGGGTAGAGAAGATTTAGAAAAGTTCGTGGATTACGAGAAGAGAGTCGAAAACTCAGAGGAAATTTACAAAGCTGTCGAAGAGTGGGTTAAAAATAAGAGCGTTGAGGAGATTTTGAGAAAAGCTGAGGAAAGTGGCTTTGCCGCCTCGAAAGTGATGAACTCGAAGGACATCTACGAGAGTGAACACTACAGAAAAAGAAGTGCCGTTCAGATATTCTTTGATCCAATCTACGAAGAACTCTGCTATCCCTTTGCCTTACACTTCTCAAATGCCGAGTTAAAAGTTCTTTGGAGTATGCGTCCTGTTGGCTTTGACAACGAACACGTTTTCAAAAGAATTCTCGGCTTGAGCGATGAGAAGCTTAGGGAGTTATACGAAAAGGAAGTCATAGGGAAGTGGGACGAAAGCATTCCAACTACAGCCCCGCCAGAAGGAAAGGAGAATAGAGCTTTCTACTGA
- a CDS encoding phospholipase D-like domain-containing protein, translating into MRIFVLLLLLLYPASAEIIEVYPNPFKEEEEYVKIFCHGNCIFTDFEKEIKFGRGVHYLAKNATAFKDKFGFYPDADGISLSNNGELIALIEENSTEYFNWVWRYLDEGVVYYKENGKWDFRYEGWSSFKPVEDEVSGKLILCPCDYKLKGEGVVYSYTIYDAESFEGDFTFAVDANPVGGIPLNVKILEENNEVYYLKSKIYKNFHAKFAVVGDKVVITTENWKWDKRGVVVEFSSKKISKTLKDVFYNDLKYSSKPKSFKNYVKVERGNGKSFDFSGKVTLYVMPENNPVFDFIRNAKKRLYLVAPNIDFEYFNGTPLLDEILNASKRGVDVKILVSYGDLEFLENQGVEVEKLENPKIHGKYLISEDSVLITSANLNKYGLKLNREIALKIEDKKLADKLAEEFLRDFKKGFDEREYIYLLLSSIGFFVAVLIFLKRQQS; encoded by the coding sequence ATGAGAATTTTCGTTCTTTTACTACTTCTACTCTACCCTGCTTCAGCCGAGATAATCGAAGTTTACCCGAATCCCTTCAAAGAAGAAGAGGAGTACGTTAAAATTTTCTGCCACGGCAACTGCATTTTTACAGACTTCGAGAAGGAGATAAAATTTGGGAGAGGAGTTCACTACTTAGCCAAAAACGCAACAGCTTTCAAAGATAAATTCGGATTTTATCCCGACGCCGACGGCATTTCTCTATCCAACAACGGAGAGCTAATAGCACTCATCGAAGAAAACTCCACCGAATACTTCAACTGGGTTTGGCGGTATCTCGACGAGGGAGTTGTATACTACAAGGAGAACGGGAAGTGGGATTTCAGATACGAAGGCTGGAGTTCTTTTAAACCAGTCGAGGACGAGGTTTCAGGAAAGCTAATTCTCTGTCCGTGCGATTACAAGCTAAAGGGAGAAGGGGTAGTATATTCTTACACAATCTACGACGCGGAAAGCTTCGAAGGAGATTTTACATTCGCAGTAGATGCCAATCCAGTTGGTGGAATACCTCTCAACGTGAAAATTCTCGAGGAAAATAACGAAGTTTACTACCTCAAATCTAAGATCTACAAAAATTTCCACGCGAAGTTCGCCGTGGTTGGAGACAAAGTTGTCATCACTACCGAAAACTGGAAATGGGACAAGAGAGGAGTTGTCGTCGAATTTAGCAGTAAAAAGATCTCGAAAACGTTGAAAGACGTGTTTTACAACGATTTGAAGTATTCCTCTAAGCCGAAAAGCTTCAAAAATTACGTTAAGGTTGAGAGAGGAAACGGAAAGTCTTTCGATTTCAGCGGAAAAGTTACTTTGTACGTAATGCCGGAGAACAATCCCGTATTCGATTTCATAAGGAATGCGAAAAAGAGACTATACTTAGTTGCTCCGAACATTGATTTCGAGTACTTCAACGGAACTCCGCTGCTCGACGAAATTTTGAACGCTTCGAAGAGAGGAGTGGACGTGAAAATTCTCGTGAGCTACGGAGATCTCGAGTTCCTGGAAAATCAAGGAGTAGAGGTCGAAAAGCTTGAAAATCCGAAAATTCACGGAAAGTATCTAATCTCCGAAGATTCGGTGCTAATTACCTCAGCCAATCTGAACAAGTACGGATTAAAGCTGAACAGAGAAATAGCCCTGAAAATAGAGGATAAAAAACTTGCAGATAAGCTCGCCGAAGAGTTTCTCAGAGATTTCAAGAAAGGTTTCGACGAAAGAGAGTATATTTATCTGCTCCTATCCTCGATTGGATTTTTTGTAGCGGTGCTAATCTTTCTGAAAAGACAGCAATCTTAG
- the mptA gene encoding GTP cyclohydrolase MptA, with protein MLPDVQTLEPEIPIGLSRVGARGIKKLVQVKREGKRPIILISTFDVFVNLPSSRKGVNLSRNFEAVDEVIERMTWEPVENVEDLVLRMTDELLIRHEYADEAEVRMSAELIMRKRTPASEIKTQEVVNIFCNARKRRSGEEKVMIGVEVYGITVCPCAQELVRANTVRKLEKILSEEELSEVVKLIPFASHNQRGRALIMVESRREFRPRIEDLIRIAKSSMSYEVFEILKRTDELEVVEKAHFKPMFVEDSVRQMAKALVETFKDAPDDAEVYLRQLNEESIHQHDVIAERRATIGELRKELGA; from the coding sequence ATGCTACCAGATGTACAAACGCTTGAGCCGGAGATACCGATAGGATTGAGCAGGGTTGGGGCGAGAGGGATAAAAAAGCTCGTTCAGGTTAAGAGGGAAGGGAAAAGACCGATCATACTAATCTCCACCTTCGACGTTTTTGTCAATTTGCCATCGAGCAGAAAAGGAGTGAATTTGAGCAGGAACTTTGAGGCTGTGGATGAAGTCATAGAGAGAATGACTTGGGAGCCGGTGGAGAACGTCGAAGACCTCGTTTTGAGGATGACCGACGAGCTTCTTATAAGGCACGAATATGCTGATGAGGCAGAGGTGAGGATGAGTGCTGAACTCATAATGAGGAAAAGAACGCCGGCGTCGGAAATAAAAACGCAGGAAGTCGTTAACATATTCTGCAACGCCAGAAAGAGGAGGAGCGGAGAAGAGAAAGTGATGATAGGTGTGGAAGTTTACGGAATCACAGTTTGCCCTTGCGCTCAAGAGCTTGTTAGAGCGAATACTGTGAGAAAACTGGAAAAAATACTCAGCGAAGAGGAGCTTTCGGAAGTCGTGAAGCTTATTCCGTTTGCTTCCCACAATCAGAGGGGTAGAGCTCTGATCATGGTGGAATCCAGAAGAGAGTTCAGACCGAGAATAGAAGACCTCATTAGAATAGCTAAAAGTTCCATGAGCTACGAGGTTTTCGAAATTTTGAAAAGAACTGACGAGCTCGAGGTTGTAGAAAAAGCCCACTTCAAGCCCATGTTCGTCGAGGACAGCGTGAGGCAGATGGCAAAAGCTTTGGTCGAAACGTTTAAAGATGCTCCGGACGATGCGGAGGTGTATTTGAGACAGCTTAACGAAGAAAGCATTCACCAGCATGACGTTATAGCTGAGAGAAGAGCCACTATCGGCGAACTCAGAAAAGAGCTTGGAGCATGA
- a CDS encoding winged helix-turn-helix transcriptional regulator — protein MDEYDLKILNILKENARTPLSEIAKMVGLSRQTVKSRIEKLEKEGVIRKYTIEIAKDLENEVVLVVEEDDVKKILEAERVAEVLRVASNKFLVRLKAENLEEVREVVKSWKILDSYIVFEKWKKDEDVISVVSFRCDYCGKKLVDKPIVYKYHNRVYFLCCKTCLEEFKKLV, from the coding sequence GTGGACGAGTACGATTTGAAAATTCTGAACATTTTAAAAGAGAATGCGAGAACCCCTTTATCGGAAATAGCCAAAATGGTGGGTTTGAGCAGGCAGACTGTGAAGAGCAGAATAGAAAAGCTCGAAAAGGAAGGGGTGATAAGGAAATACACGATTGAAATCGCTAAAGATCTTGAAAACGAAGTGGTTCTTGTTGTGGAAGAAGATGATGTTAAAAAGATCCTTGAAGCTGAAAGAGTAGCGGAGGTTCTTAGAGTGGCGAGTAACAAGTTCTTAGTGAGGTTGAAAGCTGAGAACCTTGAAGAGGTTAGGGAAGTCGTTAAAAGCTGGAAGATCCTCGATTCCTACATAGTTTTTGAAAAGTGGAAGAAGGATGAGGATGTAATCTCTGTGGTAAGCTTTAGGTGCGATTACTGCGGAAAGAAGCTCGTGGACAAGCCTATTGTGTACAAATACCATAACAGAGTGTACTTCCTCTGCTGCAAAACGTGTTTGGAGGAGTTTAAAAAATTGGTGTAA
- a CDS encoding 30S ribosomal protein S8e: MIWQGRSRRKPTGGLYKPHRKKRKYELGREPAETHVGERKVKRVRVRGGNYKIKLFADKYANVYVPSEGKVVRAEIESVVENKAHMHYARRNVITKGAIIKTSVGLAKVTNRPSQEGVINAVLIEQAS, encoded by the coding sequence ATGATCTGGCAGGGTAGGAGTAGGAGGAAGCCGACTGGTGGTTTGTACAAACCGCACAGGAAGAAGAGAAAGTACGAACTGGGAAGGGAGCCAGCGGAAACTCACGTAGGTGAGAGAAAGGTAAAGAGGGTTAGAGTTAGGGGTGGTAACTACAAGATAAAGCTCTTCGCCGACAAATACGCTAACGTTTACGTTCCTTCCGAAGGAAAGGTTGTGAGAGCTGAAATCGAGAGCGTTGTCGAAAACAAAGCTCACATGCACTACGCGAGAAGAAACGTAATTACCAAAGGAGCTATAATCAAAACGAGCGTAGGACTTGCGAAGGTTACGAACAGACCGAGTCAGGAAGGGGTAATAAATGCTGTTCTCATAGAACAGGCCAGCTAA